The following proteins are co-located in the Sulfitobacter guttiformis genome:
- a CDS encoding DUF2160 domain-containing protein: protein MDWMAWTWPTAAFFGIIAITLVTFTVLAIKYPEVPRNGILRIETTRGDRLFITLLGSAFINLAWLGLLSAPQWGALIVCFFYALAVFRWV, encoded by the coding sequence ATGGACTGGATGGCATGGACTTGGCCGACCGCCGCTTTCTTCGGCATCATCGCAATAACGCTGGTCACTTTTACAGTGCTTGCGATCAAATATCCGGAGGTCCCGCGCAACGGCATTCTTCGGATCGAAACGACCCGTGGTGACAGATTGTTCATCACGTTGCTGGGCTCGGCCTTTATTAATTTGGCTTGGCTTGGACTACTCAGTGCGCCGCAATGGGGTGCGCTGATCGTCTGCTTCTTTTATGCCTTGGCGGTCTTCCGCTGGGTCTAA
- the glpD gene encoding glycerol-3-phosphate dehydrogenase — protein sequence MGQHENQDIVDLFVIGGGINGCGIARDAVGRGLSVELAEMNDLASATSSASTKLFHGGLRYLEYWEIRLVREALIERETLLRAMPHISWPMRFVLPYHKDMRFESDTPTSKVLNVLVPWLKGRRPAWLIRFGLFMYDNLGGRKILKGTTSLNLKGTPEGAPLQDRLEKAYEYSDCWIEDSRLVVLNARDAQARGAFINVRTKVISAAQVSGMWQITLEAQGGERRIVTARMIVNAGGPWVEDVIRNTMRINSTEGVRLVRGSHIITRKLYDHDKCYFFQGEDGRIIFTIPYETDFTLIGTTDADHEDVHEKPVCTPEEQDYLLGFASKYLKKPVTRDDIVHTYSGVRPLYNDGATSATAATRDYVLKLDQSAGAPVLSVFGGKITTYRKLAESALEKIAPFFAQTGPQWTAGVALPGGDFPVDGVGPLTAELKAKYPFLTERWVNRLLKAYGTEAFDLLGDAKTEGDLGRNFGSNLTEREVNWLVEREFANTAEDIIWRRSKLGLRMASKEIDALDSWMVSSAANLPKHHPV from the coding sequence TTGGGTCAGCATGAAAATCAGGATATCGTTGACTTGTTCGTCATAGGTGGCGGCATCAATGGATGCGGCATCGCCCGTGACGCGGTTGGCCGAGGGCTGAGCGTTGAGCTGGCTGAAATGAACGATCTTGCCTCCGCGACATCCTCCGCCTCAACCAAGTTATTTCATGGCGGTCTGCGGTATCTTGAGTATTGGGAAATACGCCTCGTCCGAGAAGCACTGATCGAGCGCGAGACCCTTTTGAGGGCGATGCCACATATTTCTTGGCCGATGCGTTTCGTGCTGCCCTACCACAAAGACATGCGGTTCGAGAGCGACACGCCAACCTCAAAAGTCCTGAATGTCTTGGTGCCTTGGTTGAAAGGGCGCAGGCCCGCATGGCTTATCCGATTCGGCCTTTTTATGTATGATAATCTGGGCGGCCGGAAGATTCTGAAGGGCACAACATCGTTGAATTTGAAGGGGACGCCAGAGGGTGCGCCGCTGCAGGACCGGCTCGAGAAGGCCTATGAATACTCTGATTGCTGGATTGAAGACAGTCGGCTGGTGGTTCTGAACGCCCGAGATGCACAAGCCCGCGGAGCCTTTATCAATGTACGCACCAAGGTCATCTCGGCCGCGCAAGTTAGTGGAATGTGGCAGATTACTCTTGAGGCGCAGGGCGGTGAGCGTCGCATTGTGACGGCACGTATGATCGTGAACGCTGGCGGCCCTTGGGTTGAAGACGTCATTCGCAACACGATGCGGATCAATTCCACCGAAGGCGTCCGGCTGGTGCGCGGCAGCCATATTATAACCCGCAAATTATATGATCACGACAAATGCTATTTCTTTCAGGGCGAAGACGGGCGGATCATATTCACAATTCCTTACGAGACCGATTTCACCTTGATTGGCACCACCGATGCGGACCATGAGGATGTGCACGAAAAGCCAGTCTGCACCCCAGAAGAACAAGACTACCTGTTAGGGTTTGCCTCGAAGTACTTGAAGAAACCGGTCACGCGCGATGATATCGTTCATACCTATTCCGGCGTGCGCCCGCTCTACAATGATGGGGCCACCTCTGCGACGGCTGCGACGCGCGATTATGTTCTGAAGCTGGATCAATCTGCAGGCGCACCTGTTCTGAGTGTCTTTGGTGGCAAGATTACGACCTACCGTAAACTCGCGGAAAGCGCGCTGGAAAAAATTGCGCCATTCTTTGCTCAGACTGGCCCGCAATGGACCGCAGGGGTCGCCCTGCCCGGTGGGGATTTTCCGGTTGATGGTGTCGGCCCTCTCACGGCAGAATTGAAGGCAAAATACCCGTTTCTGACAGAACGCTGGGTTAATCGTTTGCTCAAGGCCTATGGTACAGAAGCCTTCGATCTGTTGGGCGACGCAAAAACAGAAGGTGATCTGGGCCGAAATTTCGGTTCGAATCTGACGGAACGCGAAGTAAACTGGCTGGTTGAGCGCGAATTCGCCAACACCGCCGAAGATATCATATGGCGCCGCTCGAAGTTGGGGCTCAGAATGGCGTCAAAGGAAATCGATGCTTTAGACAGTTGGATGGTGAGTTCTGCCGCCAATCTGCCCAAGCACCACCCAGTGTGA
- a CDS encoding carbohydrate ABC transporter permease gives MSDFTITPAKRSFGLPTIRGNAIVMGLYLLFLLLPIYWLVMMSLKTNSEILNSFTLWPRDLTFDNYLTILTDASWYTGYLNSMTYVVMNMVISLLVALPAAYAFSRYTFMGDKHLFFWLLTNRMAPPAVFALPFFQLYSSVGLFDTHIAVALAHCLFNVPLAVWILEGFMRGVPKEIDETAYIDGYSFPRFFIRIFTPLVASGIGVTAFFLFMFSWVELLLSRTLTSVNAKPIAATMTRTVGAAGIDWGVLAAAGVLTILPGALVIYFVRNYIAKGFALGRV, from the coding sequence ATGTCTGACTTCACAATCACCCCGGCCAAACGCAGTTTTGGCCTGCCCACGATCAGGGGCAATGCCATTGTTATGGGCCTCTACCTGCTGTTCTTGCTGTTGCCAATCTACTGGCTGGTGATGATGAGCCTCAAGACCAATTCCGAGATTCTCAACAGCTTTACCTTGTGGCCCCGTGATCTGACGTTTGACAACTACCTGACAATCCTAACGGACGCGTCATGGTACACCGGCTATCTCAATTCGATGACCTATGTGGTCATGAACATGGTCATCTCATTGCTGGTCGCACTGCCGGCGGCCTATGCCTTCAGCCGCTATACTTTCATGGGCGACAAGCACCTATTCTTCTGGCTATTGACCAATCGGATGGCACCGCCTGCGGTTTTCGCGCTGCCTTTTTTCCAGCTCTACAGCTCGGTAGGATTGTTCGACACGCATATCGCTGTCGCCTTGGCGCATTGCCTGTTCAACGTGCCGTTGGCAGTCTGGATCCTTGAGGGTTTCATGCGTGGCGTGCCCAAGGAAATCGACGAGACAGCCTATATCGACGGCTATTCCTTCCCGCGCTTCTTCATCCGCATTTTCACACCGCTGGTAGCCTCTGGCATCGGTGTCACTGCATTCTTTCTGTTCATGTTCAGCTGGGTTGAATTGCTGCTCAGCCGTACGCTCACATCGGTAAACGCAAAACCGATAGCCGCCACAATGACCCGGACAGTGGGTGCCGCTGGCATCGACTGGGGGGTGTTGGCAGCAGCGGGGGTTCTCACAATCCTTCCGGGGGCTTTGGTGATCTATTTTGTCCGTAACTACATCGCCAAGGGCTTTGCCCTAGGACGCGTCTAA
- a CDS encoding ABC transporter ATP-binding protein, producing the protein MSLVLEGVSTVINGQTHIYPTDLELSSGTMNVLLGPTLSGKTSLMRVMAGLDVPTTGRVIWGGKDVTGMRVQDRGVAMVYQQFINYPSMTVYENIASPMRLLGQSKSQIDEAVKKAADLMKLSRFLDRKPLELSGGQQQRCALARALVKDAGLVLLDEPLANLDYKLREELRAEIPKIFEEAGSIFVYATTEPEEALLLGGYTAAMWEGKITQFGKTPTVYRQPVNAITARVFSDPPMNFLDIQKSGDRLLFGDEQSAPASGAFEELKDGSYIAGFRPNHLELEQQAPGALEFTGKLNVTEITGSETFIHLDHHGENWVGLVHGVKALEIGASLNVYLDPKHVYIFAQDGTSVAPAPYAVAA; encoded by the coding sequence ATGTCACTTGTTCTTGAGGGTGTGTCTACGGTCATCAATGGCCAAACACACATCTACCCAACAGATCTGGAGCTGTCATCAGGGACGATGAATGTTTTGCTTGGCCCAACATTGTCGGGAAAGACATCCTTGATGCGCGTCATGGCGGGGCTTGATGTGCCCACAACAGGCAGGGTCATCTGGGGTGGCAAGGATGTGACGGGGATGCGGGTGCAGGACCGAGGCGTTGCGATGGTGTATCAGCAGTTCATCAACTACCCGTCAATGACCGTGTACGAGAATATCGCCAGCCCGATGCGGCTGTTGGGCCAATCCAAAAGCCAAATTGATGAAGCCGTGAAGAAGGCGGCTGACCTAATGAAATTATCGCGCTTCTTAGATCGCAAGCCGCTTGAACTGTCGGGCGGGCAACAGCAGCGTTGTGCGCTTGCCCGTGCGCTGGTCAAAGATGCGGGCCTCGTGTTGTTGGACGAACCCCTCGCCAACCTTGACTATAAACTGCGCGAAGAATTGCGCGCCGAGATCCCAAAGATTTTCGAAGAAGCGGGGTCGATCTTTGTATATGCCACGACCGAGCCAGAAGAGGCGCTGCTGCTGGGCGGTTATACTGCGGCGATGTGGGAAGGCAAAATTACCCAATTTGGCAAGACGCCGACGGTTTACCGCCAGCCTGTCAACGCCATAACAGCGCGGGTGTTTTCCGATCCGCCAATGAACTTTTTAGATATCCAAAAATCCGGTGACCGCTTGCTGTTCGGCGACGAACAATCTGCACCGGCATCCGGCGCTTTCGAAGAGTTGAAAGATGGCAGCTACATCGCAGGATTTCGTCCCAACCATCTTGAGTTGGAACAACAGGCTCCGGGTGCGCTCGAATTCACGGGAAAGTTGAACGTGACCGAGATCACCGGGTCTGAGACATTCATCCATCTGGACCACCACGGCGAAAACTGGGTTGGCCTTGTGCACGGCGTAAAAGCCTTGGAAATCGGCGCATCTCTGAATGTCTACCTCGATCCAAAACACGTCTACATCTTTGCGCAAGACGGCACATCGGTGGCACCTGCCCCCTATGCGGTTGCAGCCTGA
- a CDS encoding ABC transporter ATP-binding protein → MAKITLENLAHSYLPNPTSEDDFALKQLNHDWVDGEAYALLGASGCGKSTLLNIISGLLHPSQGRILFNDRDVTMSPTTERNIAQVFQFPVVYDTMTVRDNLAFPLRNRGADSTYIKDRVQQIAAMIGMEATLDHKARGLTADAKQKISLGRGMVREDVNALLFDEPLTVIDPHMKWELRTQLKSLHHEFGHTMIYVTHDQTEALTFADKVVVMFDGRVVQMGTPQQLFEQPEHTFVGYFIGSPGMNVLTAQVDGEKAVLEGTQISLGKSFGALSGKVELGVRPEFTSLSGGDEGLPVTIKRVEDVGRHKIVRADFHGTEINILAAEGAEISPDMNRVVFDPAGINVYSDSWRVAPKVA, encoded by the coding sequence ATGGCAAAAATCACTCTCGAAAATCTGGCACATTCCTATTTGCCAAATCCAACGAGCGAAGATGACTTTGCGCTTAAACAACTTAACCACGACTGGGTCGATGGCGAAGCATATGCGCTGCTAGGTGCCTCTGGTTGTGGTAAATCCACATTGCTCAATATTATTTCAGGCCTGCTGCACCCTTCTCAGGGGCGCATCCTGTTCAATGACCGTGACGTGACGATGTCCCCAACGACAGAGCGGAACATCGCGCAGGTTTTCCAGTTCCCCGTGGTCTATGACACAATGACGGTGCGCGACAATCTGGCCTTTCCGCTGCGCAATCGGGGTGCCGATTCGACTTATATCAAAGATCGCGTCCAGCAGATCGCAGCGATGATTGGGATGGAAGCGACGCTTGACCATAAGGCGCGTGGCCTGACGGCGGATGCCAAACAAAAGATTTCGCTGGGCCGTGGCATGGTGCGCGAAGACGTCAATGCGTTGTTGTTTGACGAGCCGCTGACGGTGATCGACCCCCATATGAAATGGGAATTGCGCACGCAATTGAAGTCCCTGCACCATGAGTTTGGGCACACGATGATCTACGTGACCCACGACCAGACCGAAGCGCTGACTTTTGCGGACAAGGTCGTGGTGATGTTTGATGGCCGCGTTGTCCAGATGGGGACACCGCAACAGCTTTTTGAACAACCAGAGCACACATTCGTCGGCTACTTCATCGGCTCGCCGGGTATGAACGTGCTTACAGCGCAAGTGGACGGTGAGAAGGCTGTACTTGAGGGCACGCAGATTTCGCTGGGCAAAAGCTTTGGTGCGCTGTCTGGCAAAGTAGAATTGGGAGTGCGGCCTGAGTTCACATCACTGAGTGGGGGCGACGAAGGTCTGCCTGTGACGATCAAGCGAGTCGAAGACGTGGGCCGCCATAAAATCGTGCGCGCCGACTTCCACGGCACCGAGATCAACATCCTTGCTGCCGAAGGTGCTGAAATTTCGCCCGACATGAACCGTGTGGTCTTTGATCCGGCAGGTATCAACGTCTATTCCGATAGCTGGCGCGTCGCGCCGAAGGTGGCCTGA
- a CDS encoding carbohydrate ABC transporter permease, translated as MNKTVNQKAWFLILPVLLLVAFSAVIPLMTVVNYSVQDTFGKNQFFWAGLEWFKEMLESERMWNALGRQITFSAIILAIEIPLGIFVALNMPKKGFWASLCLVLMSLPLLIPWNVVGTIWQIFGRVDIGLLGYTLAALGIDYNYTQDFYAAWITVIVMDVWHWTSLVALLAYAGLQSIPDAYYQAAKIDQASRWKVFRFIELPKIMGVLMIAILLRFMDSFMIYTEPFVVTGGGPGNSTTFLSIDLVKMALGQFDLGPAAAFSIMYYLVILLVSYVFYTVMTNLDKRDGH; from the coding sequence ATGAACAAAACAGTTAATCAAAAAGCTTGGTTCCTCATTCTGCCGGTACTCCTGCTGGTGGCATTTTCTGCGGTGATCCCACTGATGACCGTGGTCAACTACTCGGTGCAGGACACCTTTGGGAAAAACCAATTCTTTTGGGCAGGCCTTGAATGGTTCAAGGAGATGCTGGAATCCGAGCGCATGTGGAATGCTCTGGGCCGCCAAATTACTTTTTCTGCAATCATTCTCGCCATAGAAATCCCGCTCGGCATTTTCGTCGCGTTGAACATGCCAAAGAAGGGCTTTTGGGCCTCGCTTTGTCTGGTCCTGATGTCGCTACCATTGCTCATTCCATGGAATGTGGTTGGCACAATTTGGCAGATTTTCGGCCGCGTTGATATTGGCCTTCTTGGGTATACGCTGGCCGCCTTGGGGATCGATTATAACTACACCCAAGACTTCTACGCTGCTTGGATCACGGTTATTGTCATGGACGTTTGGCACTGGACGTCGTTGGTCGCCCTTTTAGCCTATGCCGGTCTGCAATCCATTCCGGACGCCTATTACCAAGCAGCCAAGATCGATCAGGCCAGTCGCTGGAAAGTGTTCCGCTTTATCGAGCTGCCCAAGATCATGGGCGTGCTGATGATCGCTATCCTGCTGCGCTTTATGGACAGCTTCATGATCTACACAGAACCCTTTGTGGTGACGGGTGGAGGACCGGGTAACTCAACGACCTTCCTGTCGATTGATCTGGTCAAGATGGCACTCGGGCAGTTTGACCTTGGTCCGGCGGCGGCGTTCTCGATCATGTATTATCTTGTGATCCTGCTGGTGTCTTACGTGTTCTACACGGTGATGACGAACCTCGATAAAAGGGATGGCCACTGA